One Solanum lycopersicum chromosome 4, SLM_r2.1 DNA window includes the following coding sequences:
- the LOC101263602 gene encoding WAT1-related protein At2g39510-like encodes MGTSIDTYKRFKPHILMVLGQLAYTLLYFLTEASFNHGMNPHVYVTYRHIVAGFVTLPFAYFLERNKRPKLTIALLLEIFVLSLLGVSLTLNMYFASLNYTSPTLLASMVNTIAALSFVLAVILRLEDANIRNPRGIAKVIGTLVSLAGVSGMTLYKGPVVKSLGRTLIYIHRGNGVVHENWSKGLILTAASCITWSMWYIMQAYTLKRYPAQLSLTTWMSFVGATQSAFYTVTVQHKRTAWTMGLDIELWSTLYGGIVMSGLVVYIQLWCIEQKGPVFITVFNPVSTVLVAVVAYFVLGEKLYTGSIIGAVIVITGLYLLLWGKEDPQPESEEQEQCCTTHEDPMMQISAEP; translated from the exons ATGGGGACTAGCATAGACACATACAAGAGGTTCAAGCCTCACATACTTATGGTTTTAGGTCAACTTGCTTATACTTTGTTGTACTTTTTAACTGAAGCATCATTCAATCATGGAATGAATCCGCACGTTTATGTAACTTATCGACATATCGTTGCGGGTTTTGTTACGCTACCGTTTGCTTATTTTCTTGAAAG AAATAAAAGGCCAAAGTTAACTATAGCTTTGTTGTTGGAGATATTTGTACTATCTCTACTGGG AGTGAGTTTGACACTGAACATGTACTTTGCGAGCTTGAACTACACTTCTCCGACTCTTCTTGCCTCGATGGTCAACACTATAGCTGCCTTATCATTTGTACTAGCAGTTATTCTGAG GTTGGAAGATGCTAACATTCGAAATCCTAGAGGAATAGCAAAAGTCATAGGAACCTTGGTTTCCTTGGCCGGTGTCTCGGGCATGACCTTGTACAAAGGACCTGTTGTGAAAAGCTTAGGACGTACCCTCATCTACATCCACAGAGGGAATGGTGTTGTCCACGAGAATTGGTCAAAAGGCTTGATCCTCACTGCTGCAAGCTGCATTACGTGGTCAATGTGGTACATCATGCAG GCTTACACTTTGAAAAGATATCCAGCACAACTATCACTGACAACATGGATGAGTTTTGTCGGTGCAACACAGTCAGCGTTCTATACGGTAACTGTACAACACAAACGAACAGCTTGGACGATGGGTTTAGACATTGAATTGTGGTCTACTTTGTATGGG GGCATAGTGATGTCTGGTTTAGTAGTGTACATACAACTCTGGTGCATTGAACAAAAGGGACCAGTTTTCATTACAGTGTTCAATCCAGTCTCAACCGTACTAGTTGCAGTTGTAGCATATTTCGTCCTTGGTGAAAAGCTCTACACAGGAAG CATCATTGGAGCAGTAATTGTCATTACTGGATTGTACTTGCTTTTGTGGGGAAAAGAAGATCCACAACCAGAATCGGAAGAGCAAGAGCAATGTTGCACAACTCACGAAGACCCTATGATGCAGATTAGTGCAGAACCTTGA